A section of the Pseudomonas sp. FP453 genome encodes:
- the dksA gene encoding RNA polymerase-binding protein DksA, whose amino-acid sequence MPTQAKQQNISGFQPYVESKGEEYMGKPMREHFSKILKQWKQDLMQEVDRTVDHMKDEAANFPDPADRASQEEEFALELRARDRERKLIKKIDKTLQLIEDEEYGWCESCGVEIGIRRLEARPTADLCVDCKTLAEIKEKQVGK is encoded by the coding sequence ATGCCCACCCAAGCAAAGCAACAGAACATCAGCGGTTTCCAGCCCTACGTAGAATCGAAGGGTGAGGAATACATGGGCAAGCCCATGCGCGAACACTTCTCCAAAATCCTGAAGCAGTGGAAGCAGGACTTGATGCAGGAAGTCGACCGTACGGTTGACCACATGAAGGACGAAGCCGCCAACTTCCCGGACCCGGCAGACCGTGCCAGCCAGGAAGAGGAATTCGCCCTTGAACTGCGTGCCCGTGATCGCGAGCGCAAGCTGATCAAGAAAATCGACAAGACCCTGCAACTGATCGAAGACGAAGAATACGGCTGGTGCGAATCCTGCGGCGTCGAAATCGGTATCCGTCGCCTGGAAGCCCGCCCAACCGCGGACCTCTGCGTAGACTGCAAGACCTTGGCTGAAATCAAGGAAAAACAGGTCGGCAAGTAA
- the gluQRS gene encoding tRNA glutamyl-Q(34) synthetase GluQRS: MTASTYIGRFAPTPSGHLHFGSLVAALASYLDARANNGRWLMRMEDLDPPREEPGAQAAILHALESYGFEWDGELVRQSERHDAYAKVLNDMFNHGLAYACTCSRKQLEPYNGIYPGLCRNAGHEQQDAAIRLRVPELEYHFTDRVQGEFRQHLGRDVGDFIIRRRDGLYAYQLAVVLDDAWQGVTDIVRGADLLDSTPRQLYLQELLGLRQPRYLHVPLIIQPDGNKLGKSYRSPPLTPDQATPLLLRALRALGQQPGAELLHASPRELLDWGIQHWDATLIPRTLTLAEAQLN; this comes from the coding sequence ATGACAGCCTCTACCTATATCGGGCGCTTCGCCCCCACGCCCAGCGGCCATTTGCACTTTGGCTCCCTGGTCGCCGCCCTCGCCTCCTACCTCGATGCCCGCGCCAACAACGGCCGCTGGCTGATGCGCATGGAAGACCTCGACCCACCCCGTGAAGAACCCGGCGCCCAGGCGGCGATTCTGCACGCCTTGGAAAGCTACGGCTTTGAGTGGGACGGTGAACTGGTCCGACAAAGCGAGCGGCACGATGCCTACGCCAAAGTGCTGAACGACATGTTCAACCACGGCCTGGCCTACGCCTGCACCTGTTCGCGCAAGCAGTTGGAACCCTACAATGGCATCTACCCGGGCCTGTGCCGCAACGCCGGCCACGAGCAGCAGGATGCGGCTATCCGTTTGCGGGTTCCCGAGCTGGAATACCACTTTACCGACCGCGTGCAAGGCGAATTCCGACAGCACCTGGGCCGCGATGTCGGCGACTTCATCATCCGGCGCCGCGATGGCCTCTACGCCTATCAACTGGCCGTGGTCCTCGACGATGCCTGGCAAGGTGTCACCGATATCGTGCGCGGTGCCGACCTGCTGGACTCCACACCGCGCCAGCTGTACCTGCAGGAACTGCTGGGCCTGCGCCAGCCGCGCTACCTGCACGTCCCGCTGATCATCCAGCCGGACGGCAACAAGCTCGGCAAGTCCTACCGCTCGCCGCCGTTGACGCCCGACCAGGCCACGCCGTTGCTGCTAAGGGCCTTGCGCGCCCTCGGCCAGCAACCCGGCGCCGAGTTGCTGCACGCCAGCCCACGGGAGCTGCTGGATTGGGGCATCCAGCACTGGGATGCCACACTCATCCCGCGCACACTCACGCTGGCCGAAGCGCAATTGAACTGA